In Anaerolineales bacterium, a single genomic region encodes these proteins:
- a CDS encoding MFS transporter — translation MIWTGQVFSIFGSMLVQFALVWWLTAQTGSALVLTVATLAALLPTVLIGPFAGAFIDRHNRRWIMVAADSLVALVTLWLVILNARGWMEVGHVYAAMLLRAAAGTFHWPAMLASTSLMVPQKHLARVGGLNQTLNGALGIVAPPTGALLVMVFPMHWVLSIDLLTAVLAVLPLLAIGVPQPAAPQGHPEEPRKNILQDMRVGFRYIRGWKGGLLIMAVAVVVKFFLNPAYSLLPILAVKHFGGGALEIGWLDAASSVGTVAGGLLLSVWGGFKRRIVTVLLGMTGMGTGLLLVGLTPPDFLAMALAAIAWAGVMGSLVDGPVFAIFQSVIEPGIQGRVISVFLSLITAVVPLGMIFSGLFADRFGTPMLFVIAGLVALAGAGVSFGSKEILTLEQNAPRWADETPPGAAPPIP, via the coding sequence ATGATCTGGACCGGCCAGGTCTTCTCGATTTTCGGCTCGATGCTGGTCCAGTTCGCGCTGGTCTGGTGGCTCACCGCCCAAACCGGATCCGCGCTGGTCCTGACCGTCGCCACGCTGGCGGCGCTGCTGCCGACGGTGTTGATCGGACCCTTTGCCGGTGCGTTCATCGACCGCCACAACCGCCGCTGGATCATGGTGGCCGCCGACAGCCTGGTGGCGCTGGTCACGCTCTGGCTGGTGATCCTGAATGCCCGGGGGTGGATGGAAGTCGGGCACGTATATGCGGCGATGCTCTTACGGGCCGCGGCGGGCACCTTCCACTGGCCGGCGATGCTGGCGTCGACCTCGTTGATGGTCCCCCAGAAACACCTGGCGCGGGTGGGCGGGTTGAATCAAACCCTGAACGGAGCTTTGGGAATCGTGGCGCCGCCGACGGGCGCGCTGCTGGTGATGGTCTTCCCGATGCATTGGGTGCTGTCGATCGATCTCCTCACCGCGGTGTTGGCGGTCCTGCCTCTGCTGGCGATCGGCGTGCCGCAGCCGGCGGCGCCGCAGGGACATCCGGAAGAACCCCGGAAAAACATCCTCCAAGATATGCGCGTCGGCTTCCGCTATATCCGCGGCTGGAAGGGCGGCCTGCTGATCATGGCGGTGGCCGTGGTGGTGAAGTTTTTCCTCAATCCGGCCTATTCCCTGCTGCCGATCCTGGCGGTCAAACACTTCGGCGGCGGCGCACTCGAGATCGGCTGGCTGGACGCCGCCTCGAGTGTGGGGACGGTGGCGGGCGGATTGCTGCTTTCGGTTTGGGGCGGATTCAAGCGCCGGATCGTGACCGTCCTGCTGGGCATGACGGGCATGGGGACGGGCTTGCTCTTGGTGGGGTTGACGCCGCCGGACTTCTTGGCGATGGCGCTGGCCGCCATCGCCTGGGCGGGGGTGATGGGATCCCTGGTGGACGGCCCGGTCTTTGCGATTTTTCAATCGGTGATCGAACCCGGAATCCAAGGGCGGGTGATCTCGGTGTTCTTGAGCCTGATCACCGCCGTGGTTCCCCTGGGAATGATTTTCAGCGGATTGTTTGCGGACCGATTTGGAACGCCGATGCTGTTCGTGATCGCCGGGCTGGTCGCCCTGGCCGGGGCGGGGGTCTCGTTCGGCTCGAAGGAGATCCTGACCCTAGAACAAAATGCGCCGAGATGGGCGGATGAAACCCCGCCGGGCGCGGCACCGCCGATCCCATAG
- a CDS encoding MBL fold metallo-hydrolase, with the protein MIAEKCARRFSRGAWGACVLHRTEDRLLLIDAGLAKRDYESPAGKQELLKRIFGGVEDPAIAAVHQIRRLGYAPEAVTDILMTRLHFDHAGGLPDFPKAAVHVQARGLRFFPAAHPADHFRG; encoded by the coding sequence ATAATTGCGGAGAAATGCGCCCGCCGTTTCTCTCGCGGCGCGTGGGGGGCGTGCGTCCTGCACCGGACGGAAGACCGGCTTCTCCTGATCGACGCCGGATTGGCTAAGCGGGATTACGAGTCGCCGGCCGGGAAGCAGGAACTCCTTAAACGAATCTTCGGCGGGGTCGAGGATCCGGCAATTGCCGCCGTCCATCAGATCCGGCGGCTGGGATACGCCCCGGAAGCGGTGACCGACATCCTGATGACGCGCCTGCATTTCGACCATGCCGGAGGTCTGCCGGATTTTCCCAAAGCCGCCGTGCACGTCCAGGCCCGGGGACTGCGGTTTTTCCCCGCGGCGCATCCGGCTGACCATTTCCGGGGGTAA
- a CDS encoding cellulase family glycosylhydrolase has translation MMRISGNELLDGRGRTLLLRGVNLGGSSKVPFRPDGATHIRENFFGHRGVSFVGRPFPLEEADEHLGRLRAWGFNFLRFLVTWEAVEHAGPGIYDEEYLEYVRAVVEKAGRHGFLLFIDPHQDVWSRFSGGDGAPGWTLEAAGFDLRNLHATGAAVLHPFHEGPLPRMIWPTNEAKLAAGTMFTLFFGGNVFAPRLRVEGEPIQDFLQRRYLGAVCRLAERLKDLPCVVGYDTLNEPGKGFLGWEDLRRPGGYVKVGPLPSPFQSMLLGSGFSQAVEVWEAGPTGFRRTGSRILNEGRRSAWLPGRECPWRGHGVWDVGADGRPRCLAPEYFAARNGRRVDFSQDYYLPFARRFAEAVRAVDPKAVVFIESSPETPPPEWKAGNIVYAPHWYDGSVLFFRNFSAWLATNAHTGRPIFTPWYIRRSFREQLELFRCWAEQRLDSPPVLIGESGIAYDLQDKRAYRTGDFRQQARAMDRLMRAFEDARLSLTLWNYTADNTNAHGDGWNNEDLSIFSRDQQSDPRDVNSGGRALGAVVRPYVRAAAGELLRMSFDVRRRTFSCAFRHAADVIGPTEVFVPRFHYPDGADVSVSDGTYEYRWEEQVLLYRHTAARETHTIRIRPRR, from the coding sequence ATGATGCGCATCAGCGGAAACGAGTTGCTCGACGGGCGCGGACGGACTCTCCTCCTGCGGGGCGTCAATCTCGGCGGGAGCAGCAAGGTGCCCTTCCGTCCGGACGGCGCCACGCACATCCGCGAAAATTTTTTCGGTCATCGCGGGGTTTCGTTCGTCGGCCGGCCCTTTCCGCTGGAGGAGGCCGACGAGCACCTCGGGCGCCTGCGGGCGTGGGGCTTCAATTTCCTGCGCTTCCTCGTCACCTGGGAGGCGGTCGAGCACGCCGGGCCGGGGATCTACGACGAGGAGTACCTCGAGTACGTGCGCGCCGTCGTGGAAAAAGCCGGCCGGCACGGCTTTCTGCTGTTCATCGATCCGCACCAGGACGTGTGGAGCCGGTTTTCCGGCGGAGACGGCGCACCGGGCTGGACTCTCGAGGCCGCCGGTTTCGACCTCCGCAACCTGCACGCGACCGGGGCGGCTGTCCTGCATCCCTTCCACGAAGGCCCGCTTCCGCGGATGATCTGGCCGACCAACGAAGCCAAGCTGGCGGCCGGGACGATGTTCACGCTGTTCTTCGGCGGGAATGTTTTCGCCCCCCGGCTCCGGGTGGAGGGCGAACCGATCCAGGATTTTCTCCAGCGCCGCTACCTCGGCGCCGTGTGCCGACTGGCCGAGCGGCTGAAGGACCTGCCCTGCGTCGTCGGCTACGACACCTTGAACGAACCCGGCAAGGGGTTTCTCGGCTGGGAGGATCTGCGCCGGCCGGGCGGCTATGTTAAAGTCGGCCCGCTGCCGAGCCCGTTTCAATCCATGCTGCTCGGCTCCGGGTTTTCACAGGCGGTCGAAGTTTGGGAGGCCGGCCCGACGGGATTCCGCAGGACGGGAAGCCGGATTTTGAACGAAGGCAGACGAAGCGCTTGGCTGCCGGGCAGGGAGTGCCCCTGGCGCGGGCACGGGGTCTGGGATGTCGGGGCGGACGGCCGGCCGCGCTGTCTGGCGCCGGAGTATTTCGCCGCGCGCAACGGAAGGCGGGTGGATTTTTCTCAGGATTATTATCTGCCCTTCGCCCGCCGTTTCGCCGAGGCCGTCCGCGCGGTGGATCCCAAGGCTGTCGTTTTCATCGAAAGTTCGCCGGAGACTCCACCGCCCGAGTGGAAGGCCGGCAACATCGTTTACGCTCCGCACTGGTACGACGGATCGGTCCTGTTCTTCCGCAACTTCTCGGCTTGGCTGGCCACCAATGCCCACACCGGGCGGCCGATCTTCACCCCGTGGTACATCCGGCGCTCCTTCCGCGAGCAGCTCGAGTTGTTCCGCTGTTGGGCGGAGCAAAGGCTGGACTCCCCTCCGGTTCTGATCGGCGAATCCGGGATCGCCTACGACCTGCAGGACAAACGGGCTTACCGGACGGGCGATTTCCGCCAGCAGGCGCGCGCGATGGACCGGCTGATGCGCGCGTTCGAGGACGCGCGGCTGAGTCTGACGCTGTGGAACTACACAGCCGACAACACCAACGCCCACGGGGACGGTTGGAACAACGAGGACCTTTCCATCTTCAGCCGCGACCAGCAGAGCGACCCGCGCGACGTGAATTCGGGGGGGCGCGCTTTGGGGGCGGTGGTGCGGCCGTATGTCCGGGCGGCGGCCGGGGAGCTTCTGCGGATGAGCTTCGACGTCCGCCGGCGGACCTTCTCCTGCGCCTTCCGCCACGCCGCCGACGTGATCGGACCAACGGAGGTCTTTGTCCCGCGGTTCCACTACCCGGACGGGGCGGACGTGAGCGTCTCCGACGGAACCTATGAGTACCGGTGGGAGGAGCAGGTCCTCCTCTACCGCCACACCGCCGCGCGGGAAACCCACACAATCCGGATCCGGCCGAGGCGCTAG
- a CDS encoding glycosyltransferase family 39 protein — MAISLRKRTLYLAAILAAALTCALAYAFGFRIAPMVDARWYDTIGWNLAQGGGFRLVEGSALAEDPAIAVVGPGYPYFLAVIYRLLGHHLEPVWIVQSLLHALNALLVFHLASKVLGESEDRDGLALLAAALYGFNPDLIQIAAMLFTETLYLTLILLAAAGMVRFADSPTAKAALGTAVLLAAAILVRPIAILALAVLLLLLAVKKKWILLPAAAAAAVLLVGIWTARNCAVYGRCVLLTAAGGYDLWVGNNPDSLGEQLVTPEINQYLSEHGFLETDRHGTEMYFQYMLSDPGGFLGLQMVKTAKFFSALRTSAWWFHLSGISRLVTFLLSAPFYFFYLAVGGAGWISALRKGPAAARIAALLALIVPAAAIPITVTSRLRYPMYPFLAALSVLAILRLRRGEIPRRQFLAAGGFAAAATVADLILSAPQIPERIVQLFQ, encoded by the coding sequence TTGGCGATCAGCCTCCGAAAAAGAACCCTTTATCTAGCGGCAATCCTCGCGGCCGCTCTGACGTGCGCGCTGGCCTACGCCTTCGGATTCCGCATTGCGCCGATGGTCGACGCGCGCTGGTACGACACGATCGGCTGGAACCTGGCGCAAGGCGGGGGCTTCCGGCTGGTGGAAGGCTCGGCGCTGGCGGAAGACCCGGCGATCGCCGTCGTCGGCCCCGGGTATCCGTATTTCCTAGCGGTGATCTACCGCCTTCTGGGACATCATCTCGAGCCGGTTTGGATCGTCCAATCCCTGCTGCACGCGCTGAACGCGCTGCTGGTGTTCCATCTGGCAAGCAAGGTGCTGGGCGAATCGGAGGACCGGGATGGATTGGCCCTGCTGGCGGCGGCGCTGTACGGATTCAATCCGGACCTGATCCAGATCGCCGCCATGCTATTCACGGAAACCCTCTACCTTACCTTGATCCTGCTTGCGGCGGCCGGGATGGTGCGGTTCGCGGATTCCCCGACAGCCAAGGCGGCGCTCGGCACCGCCGTCCTGCTGGCGGCGGCGATCCTCGTCCGCCCGATCGCCATTCTGGCGTTGGCGGTGCTGCTCCTCCTCCTGGCGGTGAAGAAAAAATGGATTCTTCTGCCGGCGGCCGCCGCGGCGGCGGTTCTTTTGGTGGGAATCTGGACGGCGCGCAACTGCGCGGTGTACGGGCGCTGCGTCCTGCTGACCGCCGCCGGAGGCTACGACCTGTGGGTCGGCAACAATCCGGATTCCTTGGGGGAACAACTCGTGACTCCCGAGATCAACCAGTACCTGAGCGAGCACGGGTTTCTGGAAACCGACCGTCACGGCACGGAGATGTATTTCCAATACATGCTTTCGGATCCGGGGGGATTTCTCGGACTGCAAATGGTGAAAACCGCGAAATTCTTCAGCGCCCTGCGCACATCCGCATGGTGGTTTCACCTCTCGGGGATCTCCCGGCTGGTCACCTTCCTGCTTTCCGCCCCCTTTTATTTTTTCTATCTGGCGGTCGGCGGCGCCGGCTGGATCTCGGCCTTGCGCAAAGGGCCGGCCGCGGCCCGGATCGCCGCCCTGCTCGCGCTGATTGTGCCGGCGGCGGCGATTCCGATCACTGTGACCAGCCGGCTGCGGTACCCCATGTACCCGTTCCTCGCCGCACTGAGCGTGTTGGCGATCCTGCGGCTGCGGCGGGGGGAGATTCCGCGCCGCCAATTCCTGGCCGCCGGCGGGTTCGCCGCCGCCGCGACGGTCGCCGATCTGATCCTCAGCGCTCCGCAGATACCGGAACGCATCGTTCAATTGTTCCAATAG
- a CDS encoding phage holin family protein: MTRFLVRLGINSVAIYLAIRLVPEIYILLRPGQGLVVESAHWLAIVVLALILGLVNSLLAPLLKFLTCPFILLTLGLFTLLINTFLFWLTGQIGGLFGFGYRADFLAAFLGALIVTVVNTVLSAFFKDQLKKAN; this comes from the coding sequence ATGACCCGATTTCTAGTCCGATTGGGAATCAACTCGGTCGCCATTTATTTGGCCATCCGTCTCGTGCCGGAAATCTACATCCTCCTCCGGCCGGGGCAGGGGCTGGTCGTGGAATCCGCCCACTGGCTGGCGATCGTCGTCCTGGCGCTGATCCTGGGGCTGGTTAATTCGCTCCTGGCGCCGCTGCTGAAATTCCTGACCTGCCCGTTCATCCTGCTCACCCTAGGGCTGTTCACCCTGCTGATCAACACCTTCCTCTTCTGGCTGACTGGACAGATCGGCGGATTATTCGGCTTCGGGTACCGGGCGGATTTTCTGGCGGCCTTTCTTGGGGCGCTGATCGTGACGGTCGTCAACACGGTGCTGTCGGCGTTCTTCAAGGATCAACTCAAGAAAGCGAATTGA
- a CDS encoding GNAT family N-acetyltransferase, which translates to MSGSAAGPRRARFPHDVPQITRLVELCFADVLDSSARRSLHDVRWIAELGGAAWSLSRLVGAVQPDEWVLGSVWTEAGSLVGNATITRRTPEAGAWLLSNVAVHPDFRRRGIARGLVRHAMDAVRAEGGRKIYLQVDAANESAARLYRELGFADIGGRISWTRARDSAGPAPAAPTSCKVSLRKDAEWGEEFALYREVTPDGTAWNVPLAAEAFRPSVGKRLRHLLEGRTVKHFLARGQGDALAALTMYERPTGWEGVLIQRAGTCGRVERALVDAAVQYRTPDGRAALETTPEASADVLIELGFQKRRTFQWMRYTFSGGVL; encoded by the coding sequence ATGAGCGGTTCCGCCGCCGGCCCGCGTCGGGCCCGCTTCCCGCACGACGTGCCGCAAATCACCCGGCTGGTGGAATTGTGCTTCGCCGACGTGCTGGATTCCTCCGCCCGGCGGTCGCTGCACGACGTGCGCTGGATCGCGGAGCTGGGCGGCGCGGCCTGGAGCCTCTCGCGGCTGGTCGGCGCCGTTCAGCCCGACGAATGGGTGCTCGGATCGGTGTGGACGGAGGCGGGGAGCCTGGTAGGCAACGCCACCATCACCCGCCGGACTCCGGAAGCGGGAGCCTGGCTGCTTTCCAACGTCGCCGTCCATCCGGATTTCCGGCGCCGGGGAATCGCCCGGGGGCTGGTCCGGCACGCGATGGACGCCGTCCGCGCCGAAGGCGGTCGGAAGATCTACCTGCAGGTGGATGCGGCCAACGAATCGGCGGCGCGGCTCTATCGCGAACTCGGATTCGCCGATATCGGCGGGCGGATTTCCTGGACCCGGGCAAGGGATTCTGCCGGGCCTGCGCCGGCCGCGCCTACATCCTGCAAAGTCTCCCTCCGCAAAGACGCCGAATGGGGCGAGGAATTCGCTTTGTACCGCGAGGTGACCCCGGACGGCACCGCGTGGAACGTTCCTCTCGCGGCGGAGGCGTTCCGCCCCTCGGTTGGGAAGCGCCTCAGACACCTGCTGGAGGGAAGGACGGTGAAGCATTTTCTCGCCCGCGGGCAGGGGGATGCGCTGGCCGCCCTCACGATGTACGAACGTCCGACCGGATGGGAGGGGGTGCTGATCCAGCGCGCCGGAACCTGCGGCCGGGTGGAACGGGCGCTGGTGGACGCCGCCGTGCAATACCGTACGCCGGACGGCAGAGCGGCGCTGGAGACGACGCCGGAGGCCTCGGCCGACGTCCTGATAGAACTTGGGTTCCAAAAACGACGTACATTTCAGTGGATGCGTTATACTTTTTCTGGAGGTGTCCTATGA
- a CDS encoding sugar transferase, with protein MANAPSVQRSGLTLSERQALLFAGDLLCIVLAVGVSWIGWTWIDPAVQGLTALFRMRDPVTPFLLLGPAWFFLIFHLYDPHVAFSSERTISGLALATGVSLFLYLGLYFFADANTLPRIPILMFMGSVSVLEFGWRMLAIRLFTLPMLQRPVLIIGAGRAGTMILSVLTREVPGHFRVCGMIDDDPQKRGTKVKGVPILGGWEVLQEAVGMQGAPVLILAITGRIRPELFQAVLDCQERGAEVIRMPALYESLLGRVPIGYLSADWLLTSFLDSVRVNSLYGPLKRLIDVAAALVGLAFTVATFPLLGLLIRLDTRGPILYRQERSGKGGHPIGVWKYRTMVEHAEPDGEARWASPADPRTTRVGKWMRRTRLDEFPQFWNVLRGDMSLIGPRPERPEWIAQLEKQIPFYRARLLVQPGLTGWSQVNFGYVRTVEDTALKLEYDLYYIRHLSLMLDMKIALRTLGTILRFQGS; from the coding sequence ATGGCGAACGCACCGTCGGTCCAGCGCAGCGGCCTCACCCTTTCCGAACGCCAGGCGTTGCTGTTCGCCGGCGACCTGCTTTGCATCGTTCTCGCCGTCGGCGTTTCCTGGATCGGATGGACCTGGATCGACCCGGCCGTCCAGGGTCTGACGGCGTTGTTCCGGATGCGCGATCCTGTCACGCCCTTCCTGCTGCTTGGGCCGGCGTGGTTTTTCCTCATCTTTCACCTGTACGATCCGCACGTCGCCTTTTCGAGCGAGCGCACCATCTCGGGCCTGGCGCTGGCCACGGGCGTTTCTTTGTTCCTCTACCTCGGACTGTATTTTTTCGCCGACGCCAATACGCTTCCCCGCATTCCGATCCTGATGTTTATGGGGTCGGTCAGCGTGCTGGAATTCGGCTGGCGGATGCTGGCGATCCGTTTGTTCACCCTGCCGATGCTGCAGCGGCCGGTTCTGATCATCGGCGCCGGACGGGCGGGGACGATGATCCTGAGCGTGCTGACCCGGGAGGTTCCCGGGCATTTCCGGGTGTGCGGGATGATCGACGACGATCCGCAGAAGCGCGGAACCAAGGTTAAGGGGGTCCCGATCCTCGGCGGTTGGGAGGTTCTGCAGGAGGCGGTCGGGATGCAGGGCGCTCCCGTCCTGATTCTCGCCATCACCGGCCGGATCCGCCCGGAATTGTTTCAGGCGGTTCTCGACTGCCAGGAGCGCGGCGCGGAAGTGATCCGCATGCCCGCCCTTTACGAATCCCTGCTCGGACGCGTGCCGATCGGCTACCTCAGCGCGGATTGGCTGCTGACGTCGTTCCTCGACAGCGTCCGGGTCAACAGCCTCTACGGCCCGCTCAAAAGGCTGATCGACGTCGCCGCGGCGCTGGTCGGCCTCGCCTTCACCGTCGCCACGTTTCCCCTGCTGGGTCTGCTGATCCGGCTGGATACGCGCGGCCCGATCCTCTACCGCCAGGAACGGTCGGGCAAGGGCGGGCATCCGATCGGGGTTTGGAAATACCGGACGATGGTGGAACACGCCGAGCCCGACGGCGAAGCCCGCTGGGCGTCGCCCGCGGATCCGCGGACGACGCGGGTGGGCAAATGGATGCGGCGCACCCGGCTGGACGAGTTTCCGCAGTTCTGGAACGTCCTGCGCGGAGACATGAGCCTGATCGGCCCGCGGCCCGAGCGGCCGGAGTGGATCGCCCAATTGGAAAAACAGATTCCCTTCTACCGCGCCCGGCTGCTGGTTCAGCCGGGCTTGACGGGCTGGTCGCAGGTGAATTTCGGCTACGTGCGCACGGTCGAAGACACCGCCCTCAAGCTGGAATACGATCTGTACTACATCCGCCACTTGTCCTTGATGCTCGACATGAAAATCGCCTTGCGGACGCTCGGAACCATCCTCCGCTTTCAGGGATCCTGA
- a CDS encoding GDP-mannose 4,6-dehydratase yields MTHTLITGGAGFIGSHLAEALLERGEEVTVIDDLSTGRFENIEPLTKNPGFSFALETITNETVMDRLGSECDRILHLAAAVGVQLIVNDPVRTIETNVMGSEAVLRVARRYRRKVFLASSSEVYGKNNKVPFREDDDGVFGATTVTRWAYATSKALDEFLALAYHRSQNLPVVIGRFFNTVGPRQSAQYGMVIPRFVRQALAGEPITVYDDGLQSRCFCNVRDVVRAILLLIENPAAEGQVFNIGSTEEIGVRALAETVKKLTGSSSEIKHISYQQAYDGGFEDMRQRVPDIQKIRRVTGWKPEISLAQTLDEIIGFFRRQPKA; encoded by the coding sequence ATGACCCATACGTTGATCACCGGCGGCGCCGGGTTCATCGGCAGCCACCTGGCCGAAGCCCTGCTCGAGCGGGGGGAGGAGGTCACCGTCATCGACGACCTCTCCACCGGCCGCTTCGAGAATATCGAACCGCTGACGAAAAACCCCGGATTCTCCTTCGCGCTCGAGACGATCACCAACGAAACGGTGATGGACCGCCTGGGGAGCGAGTGCGACCGGATCCTCCACCTGGCCGCGGCGGTGGGGGTCCAGCTGATCGTCAATGATCCGGTCCGGACCATCGAAACCAACGTGATGGGCAGCGAGGCGGTCCTGCGGGTCGCCCGCCGGTATCGGCGGAAGGTGTTTCTGGCTTCGTCCTCCGAGGTCTACGGCAAGAACAACAAGGTGCCCTTCCGTGAGGACGACGACGGCGTGTTCGGCGCGACGACGGTCACCCGCTGGGCCTACGCCACTTCGAAGGCGCTGGACGAGTTTCTGGCGCTCGCCTATCACCGCTCGCAAAACCTGCCGGTGGTGATCGGGCGGTTCTTCAACACCGTCGGCCCGCGGCAGAGCGCCCAGTACGGGATGGTCATTCCGCGCTTCGTCCGCCAGGCGCTGGCGGGGGAGCCCATCACCGTCTACGACGACGGTCTGCAATCCCGCTGCTTCTGCAACGTGCGCGACGTGGTCCGGGCGATTCTGCTGCTGATCGAGAATCCGGCGGCGGAAGGACAGGTGTTCAACATCGGATCGACCGAGGAGATCGGCGTGCGCGCGCTGGCCGAGACGGTCAAAAAGCTGACCGGATCCTCCTCCGAGATTAAACACATATCCTACCAGCAGGCTTACGACGGCGGATTCGAGGATATGCGCCAGCGCGTTCCCGACATCCAAAAGATCCGGCGCGTCACCGGATGGAAGCCGGAGATCTCGCTCGCGCAGACCCTCGACGAAATCATCGGTTTTTTCCGCCGGCAGCCCAAAGCCTGA
- a CDS encoding undecaprenyl/decaprenyl-phosphate alpha-N-acetylglucosaminyl 1-phosphate transferase has translation MDAYLPLIIFSFLAAFVATPVIGRVAFRTGFVDAPKPHKMHVRPMPLLGGLAIYLALCAVLLRVDFSTEVVPMAAVAVGATLLMLVGLWDDRRGVSPRVKLLAQIAAAVLAAAAGIQVRITPFPAVNFAVTLFWFVGITNAINLMDNMDGLAAGICSVAALFFTILAASARQGLVASLAAAVTGASLGFLYYNISPAMIFMGDTGSLLLGFLLAVIGVEYSPTNLPLGSTWMAPIVVLGLPIFDTTLVTFSRLFNRRPVSRGGTDHTSHRLARLGLGINRAVFSMYLAAGLLGILAVLMTRSRPETAVLMFAGLLVAGLIGLAVLERARPIPLNNPLILILAEDEQGVAAVKAARMLSENLVVAASPRASRSALKAYLRALALEGEAFAAWMDSGIGEAIGQPQDWHRLFRLAGKLLPFPDGLETQKVGELFREAHLIVFCRGAGWPEEIRKGAAEFSGRLLAAPGAELACGAPTAEGAWADPPALARALEETMLGVRRKDKPS, from the coding sequence ATGGACGCCTACCTTCCCCTCATTATCTTTTCCTTTCTGGCCGCCTTCGTCGCCACGCCGGTGATCGGCCGGGTTGCGTTCCGCACGGGTTTCGTCGACGCCCCCAAGCCGCACAAGATGCACGTGCGCCCGATGCCGCTGTTGGGGGGCCTGGCGATCTACCTCGCGCTGTGCGCGGTCTTGCTGCGGGTCGACTTCTCCACCGAGGTGGTCCCGATGGCGGCGGTGGCGGTCGGGGCAACCCTGCTGATGCTGGTGGGCCTGTGGGACGACCGCCGGGGGGTTTCGCCGCGGGTGAAACTGCTGGCGCAGATCGCCGCCGCGGTGCTGGCGGCGGCGGCCGGGATCCAGGTGCGGATCACCCCCTTCCCCGCCGTCAACTTCGCGGTCACCCTTTTCTGGTTCGTGGGCATCACCAACGCCATCAACCTGATGGACAACATGGACGGACTGGCGGCGGGGATCTGCTCCGTCGCCGCGCTCTTCTTCACCATCCTGGCCGCCTCGGCCCGCCAGGGTTTGGTGGCGAGCCTGGCGGCGGCGGTCACCGGCGCCTCGCTGGGATTCCTCTACTACAACATCTCCCCGGCGATGATCTTCATGGGCGACACCGGCTCGCTGCTGCTCGGGTTCCTGCTGGCGGTGATCGGCGTCGAATACTCGCCGACCAACCTTCCCTTGGGATCGACCTGGATGGCGCCGATCGTTGTCCTGGGCTTGCCCATCTTCGACACCACGCTGGTCACTTTTTCACGGCTGTTCAACCGGCGGCCGGTTTCCCGGGGCGGAACGGACCACACCTCGCACCGGTTGGCGCGGCTCGGCCTGGGGATCAACCGCGCGGTTTTTTCCATGTATCTGGCCGCCGGACTGCTCGGGATCCTGGCCGTTTTGATGACCCGCTCCCGGCCGGAAACGGCCGTCCTGATGTTTGCCGGATTGCTGGTTGCGGGATTAATCGGCCTGGCGGTGCTGGAGCGGGCGCGGCCGATCCCGCTCAACAATCCGCTGATCCTGATCCTGGCGGAGGACGAGCAGGGAGTCGCCGCGGTTAAAGCCGCGCGGATGCTTTCGGAAAACCTGGTCGTCGCGGCCTCGCCCCGCGCCTCCCGTTCGGCGCTGAAGGCGTACTTGCGGGCCCTGGCGCTGGAAGGGGAAGCCTTCGCGGCGTGGATGGATTCCGGGATCGGCGAAGCGATCGGACAGCCGCAGGATTGGCATCGCTTGTTTCGCCTGGCGGGGAAGCTGTTGCCGTTTCCGGACGGACTCGAGACGCAGAAGGTCGGCGAATTGTTCCGCGAAGCGCATCTGATCGTTTTTTGCCGGGGCGCCGGTTGGCCGGAGGAGATCCGCAAGGGAGCGGCCGAATTCTCCGGCCGCCTGCTGGCCGCTCCCGGCGCGGAGCTCGCCTGCGGCGCGCCCACGGCCGAGGGGGCGTGGGCGGATCCGCCGGCCCTGGCCCGGGCGCTGGAAGAAACCATGCTCGGCGTTCGTCGAAAGGACAAGCCCTCATGA